The sequence TTTGTTGAAGCTGCTCATGATTAATCTCGAAAAATCCAGCTTCTCGCTTAATTATCTTTCATACGTTTTATGATATTTAAGGCTGTCGTGACCAGTTCATTAACAGGCATTGTTTGGTGATCTGTTTTTAACCATTCATCAAAAATACTGTAGAGACCGCCGATAATGAATCTACTATCATAGGTGATTTGTCTTTGATCACTGTTTGTGATGTGCCAAGGTGCCATGACAGAGGTATAAGCAGCAGGAAGCTTATCATAATACCTTTGCAAGACAAGCACTAGCAGGTTTGCATCCTGCAAAGTTTTTAATGACTCAGTGTACTGGCTCCAATACTGAAAGAAAAGGTTCCCTAAATCGTCAAAATGAATCAGTCTTTCTGTTTGAAGCTCAATAATGTAGTCTTGAATCAGGCGGTCTAAATAGTTCGTAAGGACTTGCTCTTTTGAATGGTAATAACGATAAAACGTTCGTCTAGCAATCTGGGCATGCTCGCTGAGTTCTGCAATGCTGATATTATGCAGAGATTTCTTAGTCGCTAATAAATCGAACAAGGCTTCCTCCAGCTATTGCCGTGTTTGATATTCCATGGTAGTTCTCC comes from Streptococcus troglodytae and encodes:
- a CDS encoding TetR/AcrR family transcriptional regulator, with translation MEEALFDLLATKKSLHNISIAELSEHAQIARRTFYRYYHSKEQVLTNYLDRLIQDYIIELQTERLIHFDDLGNLFFQYWSQYTESLKTLQDANLLVLVLQRYYDKLPAAYTSVMAPWHITNSDQRQITYDSRFIIGGLYSIFDEWLKTDHQTMPVNELVTTALNIIKRMKDN